One window of the Halobacillus litoralis genome contains the following:
- a CDS encoding ABC transporter ATP-binding protein yields MKNVIELRNATKKFKEFSVESIDLQVKQGFITGFIGENGAGKSTTIKMMMNLLKPDSGDVKVFGLDFKTHEKEIKERIGFVYDGNVFFEGLNLKDIRRIVGPAYKQWDDPLFYKYVEQFDLPLNKAIKTFSKGMQMKASLAITLSHHAELIIMDEPTSGLDPNFRRELLSLLQEVMIDGKRTIFFSTHITTDLDRIADYIAFIQSGELVFSKSIQDISEHYAVVKGGLDLLDRDTEQCFVQVHRASTGFHALTDNVKTVEYTFGDAVVLERASLEEIMYYLKGKKQNV; encoded by the coding sequence ATGAAGAATGTGATTGAATTAAGAAATGCAACGAAGAAATTCAAGGAATTTTCTGTAGAAAGCATTGATCTACAAGTGAAGCAAGGCTTTATCACTGGTTTCATTGGAGAAAATGGGGCAGGCAAATCGACAACGATAAAAATGATGATGAATTTGTTAAAGCCAGATAGTGGGGACGTTAAGGTGTTTGGGTTGGATTTCAAGACACATGAGAAGGAGATAAAGGAACGCATTGGGTTTGTGTACGATGGAAATGTGTTCTTTGAAGGGTTGAACCTAAAAGATATAAGGCGAATAGTAGGCCCTGCGTACAAACAGTGGGATGATCCTTTATTTTACAAGTATGTCGAACAGTTTGACTTACCTCTTAACAAAGCAATAAAAACTTTCTCAAAAGGAATGCAGATGAAAGCATCCTTGGCGATCACTTTATCTCATCATGCAGAGTTAATCATTATGGATGAACCGACATCTGGATTAGATCCCAATTTTAGACGGGAGCTGTTGAGCCTTTTGCAGGAGGTCATGATCGATGGTAAAAGAACTATTTTCTTCTCAACCCATATTACGACTGATCTTGATCGTATCGCAGATTACATAGCATTTATCCAGAGCGGGGAATTAGTATTTAGTAAGTCCATCCAGGATATTTCTGAACATTATGCGGTAGTAAAAGGGGGATTGGACCTTCTTGATCGGGACACGGAACAATGCTTTGTGCAAGTTCACCGTGCATCAACAGGGTTTCACGCTTTAACGGACAATGTGAAGACGGTGGAATATACTTTCGGAGATGCAGTTGTCCTCGAGCGGGCTTCTCTCGAAGAAATTATGTATTATTTGAAAGGAAAGAAGCAGAATGTTTAA
- a CDS encoding GntR family transcriptional regulator — protein MQIIISNKSKEPIYEQITKQVKSSILADDLYEGAALPSIRQLAKDLQISVITTKRAYEELEKEGFIYSIVGKGSFVAEQNLEVIRERKLKAMEGQLNAVIANARDMGITLDELQQLLKTLYEE, from the coding sequence ATGCAGATCATTATCTCCAATAAATCGAAGGAGCCGATATATGAACAAATTACGAAACAAGTTAAATCTTCTATTTTAGCAGATGACCTGTATGAGGGGGCGGCTCTACCGTCCATTCGCCAGTTAGCCAAAGATTTACAAATCAGTGTGATCACGACCAAACGTGCCTATGAAGAGCTTGAAAAGGAGGGCTTTATCTATTCCATCGTCGGCAAGGGATCGTTCGTCGCCGAGCAGAATTTAGAGGTCATTAGAGAGAGGAAGCTTAAAGCTATGGAAGGTCAGTTAAATGCAGTCATAGCCAACGCCCGGGACATGGGAATCACACTTGATGAACTACAACAATTATTAAAGACCTTATATGAGGAGTGA
- a CDS encoding helix-turn-helix transcriptional regulator — MKNKKLKMARAEHDLSQQELAKTVGVSRQTIGLIELGKYNPSLQLCLSICWVLDKSLDDLFWQEKKDT; from the coding sequence ATGAAGAATAAAAAACTTAAAATGGCTCGCGCCGAACATGATTTATCCCAACAGGAATTGGCCAAGACAGTCGGTGTCTCCAGGCAGACGATCGGGCTGATTGAGCTAGGGAAATACAACCCATCACTCCAGCTTTGCTTATCGATTTGCTGGGTGCTTGATAAGTCGCTGGATGACCTGTTCTGGCAGGAGAAAAAAGACACGTAA
- the gucD gene encoding alpha-ketoglutaric semialdehyde dehydrogenase GucD, producing MDMKNFINGVWTASAYNQTTDIINPGNLQDKVGTFQDSTEEDLQQAIQSAKDAKTAWRKLSGAARGQYLYKAAEILEKKADEVAEIATREMGKTLLETKGETARGVAILRYYAGEGMREEGNVIPSTDPDALMFTKRSPLGVVGVITPWNFPIAIPLWKVAPALIYGNTVVIKPASESPITFAKIAECFEEAGLPAGVLNVVTGKGSLIGSGLSTHKDIDGITFTGSNAVGRTIGANALQRGAKYQLEMGGKNPVIIAKDADLEAAADATISGAFKSTGQKCTATSRVIIHQDIYEEFKQLLVEKTQKITVGDSLEKDVWMGPCASKSQLDNALSYIEKGKEEGAELLCGGKQIEDSSGYYLEPTIFDQVNNNMTIAQEEIFGPVIALMPFSTMEGALDIANDVDYGLSAAIFTTNVQHSLSFIDDMDAGLVRVNAESAGVELQAPFGGMKQSSSHSREQGKAAQEFFTDIKTVFVK from the coding sequence ATGGACATGAAAAATTTTATTAACGGTGTATGGACGGCGAGCGCCTACAACCAAACGACTGATATCATCAACCCGGGGAATCTGCAGGATAAAGTAGGAACTTTCCAGGACTCCACCGAAGAGGATTTACAGCAGGCCATTCAGAGTGCCAAAGACGCGAAAACAGCCTGGCGCAAACTGTCCGGTGCCGCCAGAGGCCAATATTTATATAAAGCCGCCGAAATATTGGAGAAAAAAGCAGATGAAGTTGCAGAAATTGCAACAAGAGAAATGGGAAAAACGCTTCTGGAAACCAAAGGGGAAACGGCGCGAGGTGTAGCCATTCTTCGATATTATGCCGGGGAAGGTATGAGGGAAGAGGGCAATGTGATTCCTTCCACGGATCCAGATGCCTTAATGTTTACGAAGCGTTCTCCTTTAGGAGTGGTGGGAGTTATTACTCCTTGGAACTTTCCTATTGCAATTCCGCTATGGAAAGTAGCCCCTGCTCTCATATATGGAAATACGGTCGTTATTAAACCCGCAAGTGAATCACCTATTACATTCGCAAAAATTGCTGAATGCTTTGAAGAAGCAGGACTGCCGGCCGGGGTATTGAACGTTGTAACAGGCAAAGGCTCGCTCATCGGAAGCGGTTTATCCACCCATAAAGACATCGACGGCATTACGTTCACAGGGTCCAATGCGGTGGGCCGCACTATCGGGGCAAATGCTTTGCAGCGGGGGGCAAAATACCAATTGGAAATGGGCGGCAAGAATCCGGTTATTATTGCGAAAGATGCTGATTTAGAAGCTGCTGCGGATGCCACTATTTCCGGAGCCTTCAAGTCTACTGGCCAGAAATGTACAGCAACCAGCCGTGTCATTATCCATCAGGATATCTATGAAGAGTTCAAGCAGCTGCTTGTTGAAAAAACACAAAAAATCACCGTAGGCGACAGTTTGGAGAAAGACGTCTGGATGGGGCCTTGTGCTTCGAAGTCCCAGCTGGACAACGCGTTAAGCTATATAGAAAAGGGTAAGGAAGAGGGCGCTGAACTTCTTTGCGGAGGAAAGCAAATCGAAGACAGCAGCGGCTACTACCTGGAGCCGACCATTTTCGATCAGGTAAATAATAACATGACAATTGCGCAGGAAGAAATATTCGGTCCGGTCATTGCCTTGATGCCTTTCTCCACCATGGAAGGAGCATTAGATATTGCCAATGATGTGGATTACGGATTAAGCGCAGCAATCTTTACGACAAACGTCCAGCATTCGCTGTCGTTTATTGATGACATGGATGCCGGTCTAGTTCGTGTGAATGCGGAAAGCGCCGGGGTCGAATTGCAGGCACCATTTGGCGGCATGAAGCAGTCGAGTTCTCATTCTCGCGAGCAGGGGAAAGCAGCTCAGGAATTCTTCACGGACATCAAAACGGTCTTCGTCAAGTAA
- a CDS encoding Nramp family divalent metal transporter, producing MEQKAKYETPLGPQKMGPQKKGFLSTLREFGPGIIAVLSMMGAGDLVTSSVSGSNYGYNLMWLLAASLIIRFVIVNVMGRYQVCNLKGQSILEGYNDVSKYFPWFLGIAILISGHLLNAYMIKGAGQALAWIFNFGSPFLWSVIVVLVSLFVIGRDVYNTIEKIMKIFLGLLTIALLGLAVYALPDVGGIIKGTIGFSVPDNTGAFGVFAVALSLIGAVAGSMANFLYPYYVREKGWNGPFYKKLQRNDLLFGISAAIVINLAIWIVGAEILRPNGIEVNSLEDISRALSNQLGYLGGIVFYLGAFGILYSSVIGFANGFPKVIIDCLHIVKKERREKFGEKFEDDPLFKWVSLFILVSPIIWSVPGMPGFVAMAVFVTGLQAVTVPLVAIGLLILANKSSHLGKHKANVVENIVLVLTTVLTIWVTIQVVVGWF from the coding sequence ATGGAACAAAAAGCCAAATATGAAACGCCATTGGGACCTCAAAAAATGGGACCTCAAAAGAAAGGATTTTTAAGTACCCTTCGCGAATTTGGACCTGGAATTATAGCAGTATTGAGCATGATGGGGGCTGGAGACCTTGTCACTTCTTCCGTTTCTGGATCCAATTATGGGTACAATCTGATGTGGCTCCTTGCTGCTTCTTTAATTATCCGATTTGTGATTGTAAACGTTATGGGAAGATATCAGGTGTGCAATTTGAAAGGTCAATCAATACTAGAGGGATATAATGACGTATCCAAGTATTTCCCTTGGTTTTTGGGAATTGCTATTTTAATTAGCGGTCATTTGCTTAATGCGTATATGATAAAAGGAGCGGGACAGGCACTTGCTTGGATCTTTAATTTTGGTTCACCATTTTTGTGGTCAGTAATTGTGGTTTTGGTCAGTTTGTTTGTAATTGGACGTGATGTATACAACACCATTGAAAAGATCATGAAAATCTTTCTTGGTCTGTTAACGATCGCTTTGCTTGGATTGGCGGTTTATGCACTTCCGGACGTTGGTGGAATCATAAAAGGAACTATTGGATTTAGTGTGCCGGATAATACGGGTGCCTTTGGAGTTTTTGCGGTCGCCCTTTCATTAATAGGAGCGGTAGCCGGATCGATGGCTAACTTTCTTTATCCTTATTATGTAAGAGAAAAAGGATGGAATGGGCCATTCTATAAGAAACTCCAGCGCAACGATCTTTTATTCGGTATTAGTGCTGCTATTGTAATAAACTTGGCAATATGGATCGTTGGGGCTGAAATTCTTAGACCAAATGGGATCGAAGTAAACAGTCTGGAGGATATATCCAGAGCTCTTTCCAATCAGCTAGGCTATTTGGGGGGAATTGTCTTTTATTTGGGTGCTTTTGGAATCCTTTACAGCAGCGTGATCGGATTTGCAAATGGTTTCCCTAAAGTAATTATTGATTGTTTGCATATTGTCAAAAAAGAACGAAGAGAAAAATTCGGAGAGAAGTTCGAAGATGATCCTTTGTTTAAATGGGTCAGCTTATTTATTCTAGTATCTCCGATCATTTGGTCTGTTCCTGGCATGCCAGGGTTTGTCGCTATGGCTGTTTTTGTCACTGGATTGCAAGCGGTTACTGTTCCGCTTGTCGCTATCGGACTTTTAATTCTTGCGAACAAATCGAGCCATTTAGGCAAACATAAAGCCAATGTTGTGGAAAATATCGTGTTAGTGTTGACCACCGTTTTGACGATATGGGTAACCATTCAAGTAGTAGTCGGTTGGTTCTAA
- a CDS encoding DUF6773 family protein has translation MNIGFRRKQQDERVTNLQNKVYRELYMFVTIVAVLSLIIKTINDDRNIWTELIILIGGGVYYLIRVSSLGIFSDEVEMHDRSSKIKLNKKNFIVSLVVGIGFSLTLAIRNSQRYADSAGEEISFFLMIFFTCMAIYIPVMLGIIVVPYKLAKNKSDRVNDAQLDDDEDVR, from the coding sequence ATGAATATCGGTTTCAGAAGGAAACAGCAGGATGAGCGCGTCACCAACCTTCAAAATAAAGTCTACCGTGAGCTGTACATGTTTGTCACCATAGTCGCGGTGTTATCGCTTATAATAAAAACGATTAACGATGATCGGAATATTTGGACGGAGTTAATCATCCTTATTGGCGGAGGAGTCTACTACCTGATCCGCGTATCCAGTCTAGGAATATTCTCTGATGAAGTGGAGATGCATGATCGATCCAGTAAAATAAAGCTGAACAAGAAAAATTTCATTGTCAGTCTGGTTGTAGGGATTGGGTTTTCGCTTACACTTGCAATCAGGAACTCCCAGCGCTATGCAGATAGTGCTGGCGAAGAGATTTCTTTCTTTTTGATGATCTTCTTCACTTGCATGGCAATCTATATTCCTGTGATGCTTGGGATAATAGTAGTGCCATATAAACTGGCAAAAAATAAAAGTGATCGCGTCAATGACGCGCAATTGGATGATGATGAAGATGTGCGGTGA
- the thrS gene encoding threonine--tRNA ligase, whose protein sequence is MSHEKMVISFPDGSRKSFSKGSTLGDVAQSISPSLKKKSVVGRVNGSLYDMQRPININAEIELFPLDSPEGLEVMRHTATHIMAQAVKRLFGMVNLGVGPVVENGFYYDIDTDHSISKDDLSKIEKEMNNIVAEDLFIKRELISRDEAESIFSNDHLKLELLKKIPQKEEVSIYKQGEFIDLCRGPHLPSTKFLKAFSLTNISGAYWLGNSDNEMLQRIYGVAFPSKKELNEYFYFVEEAKKRDHRKLGKQLELFMFSDEAPGMPFYLSNGQVIRNELESFLRSLQESFNYKEVKTPLMMNQRLWEQSGHWNHYKDNMYFSEVDQQQFALKPMNCPGHMLIFKDRLRSYRDLPIRMAEFGQVHRHEFSGALNGLLRVRSFCQDDAHIFVTPHQIEEEITLALQLIDNVYRTFGFNYEIELSTRPEKSMGDQHLWAQAEGALKNVLEKLEYDFRVNEGDGAFYGPKIDIHIKDALNRSHQCATVQLDFQMPEKFDLEYINEHNEKVRPVVIHRAVFGSIDRFLGILIEHFGGAFPTWLAPVQVKVLPVSNEVHKDYTEEVTNRLKQEGIRVEKDGRDEKLGYKIREAQMTKTPFILVLGDKEVEKGHVNVRSYGEKATREMKLDEFVSNLKQSITNKELYGK, encoded by the coding sequence ATGAGTCATGAAAAAATGGTGATTTCGTTTCCAGATGGTAGCCGAAAATCTTTTTCAAAAGGAAGTACATTGGGGGATGTTGCCCAATCTATAAGTCCTAGTCTTAAGAAAAAGTCGGTAGTCGGGAGAGTCAATGGATCCTTATATGATATGCAGAGACCTATCAACATTAATGCTGAGATTGAATTATTTCCCCTTGATTCTCCAGAGGGTTTAGAGGTGATGAGGCATACTGCAACTCATATTATGGCTCAGGCCGTTAAGCGTCTTTTTGGAATGGTGAATTTAGGTGTAGGTCCTGTTGTGGAAAATGGTTTTTACTATGACATTGATACTGATCATAGTATATCTAAAGACGATCTATCTAAAATTGAAAAAGAAATGAATAACATTGTAGCTGAGGACTTGTTTATTAAACGGGAGTTAATATCTCGAGATGAAGCTGAAAGCATTTTTTCGAATGATCATTTAAAGCTAGAGCTATTAAAGAAAATTCCTCAGAAAGAAGAGGTCTCCATTTACAAACAAGGTGAATTTATAGATCTATGCAGAGGTCCCCATTTACCGTCAACTAAATTTCTAAAAGCTTTTTCCTTAACAAATATCTCGGGGGCTTATTGGCTGGGGAATAGTGATAATGAGATGTTACAACGAATATATGGCGTAGCTTTCCCATCAAAAAAAGAACTCAATGAATACTTTTATTTTGTGGAAGAAGCCAAAAAGAGAGATCACCGTAAATTAGGGAAACAGCTTGAATTGTTTATGTTTTCAGATGAAGCTCCAGGGATGCCATTCTATTTAAGCAATGGGCAGGTGATAAGAAATGAGTTGGAATCATTCCTTAGAAGTTTGCAAGAATCGTTTAATTATAAAGAAGTGAAAACGCCCCTAATGATGAATCAGAGGTTATGGGAACAATCGGGGCACTGGAATCATTATAAAGACAATATGTACTTCTCTGAAGTTGACCAGCAGCAATTCGCTCTTAAACCAATGAATTGTCCAGGACATATGCTTATTTTTAAGGACCGTTTGCGCTCCTATAGAGACCTTCCTATTCGTATGGCTGAATTCGGTCAAGTTCACCGTCATGAATTCAGTGGAGCATTGAACGGATTACTGAGAGTCCGTTCCTTTTGTCAAGACGATGCTCATATCTTTGTCACACCTCATCAGATAGAAGAGGAAATCACTTTAGCCTTGCAGTTGATTGATAATGTTTATCGAACATTCGGATTCAATTATGAAATTGAGTTATCTACTCGACCTGAAAAGTCTATGGGTGACCAACACTTATGGGCTCAAGCTGAAGGCGCGCTTAAAAATGTATTAGAGAAACTGGAATATGATTTTAGAGTGAATGAGGGAGACGGTGCTTTCTACGGTCCTAAGATTGATATCCACATAAAAGATGCATTGAATAGAAGTCATCAATGTGCAACCGTACAACTGGATTTCCAAATGCCAGAAAAATTCGATCTGGAATATATTAATGAACATAATGAAAAAGTTCGTCCAGTGGTTATCCACCGGGCTGTGTTTGGCTCCATTGATCGCTTTTTAGGCATACTCATTGAGCATTTCGGTGGAGCATTTCCTACTTGGTTAGCACCTGTTCAAGTAAAAGTACTCCCAGTATCAAACGAAGTTCATAAAGACTATACGGAAGAAGTCACTAACCGATTGAAACAAGAAGGAATAAGAGTAGAAAAGGATGGTAGAGATGAGAAGTTAGGATACAAAATTAGAGAAGCCCAAATGACCAAAACACCTTTTATTCTTGTGCTGGGGGACAAGGAAGTTGAGAAAGGTCATGTAAATGTTAGATCCTATGGGGAGAAGGCAACTAGAGAAATGAAATTAGATGAATTCGTTTCAAACCTAAAACAGTCAATTACCAATAAAGAATTATATGGTAAATAG
- a CDS encoding ABC-2 transporter permease, whose protein sequence is MFNLIRRDVILQKRQLLFFIPFILFFIFTNSHPVLTFLVASIFIPFNAYAYDEKAETNLLLNSLPYTRKEIISSRYLGAVIYMILAIALSSLALFLMDKPFTIRDIAIGSGLFLTFSAFTFPLFYIFKQGYIFTIVLVSFLVLAGIGPSILLYLGTHFTPLTDFLANLSVQFLYTGAVLSGVIVYVISWSISHVIYQRKAL, encoded by the coding sequence ATGTTTAATTTGATTAGACGTGATGTTATTTTACAAAAGAGACAGTTGCTGTTCTTCATTCCTTTTATTTTATTCTTTATTTTCACAAATTCACACCCAGTTTTGACATTTCTCGTTGCAAGTATTTTCATCCCCTTTAATGCTTATGCTTATGATGAAAAAGCGGAGACAAACTTATTATTGAACTCCTTGCCTTATACACGAAAGGAAATTATTTCTTCACGCTATCTGGGTGCTGTCATATACATGATCCTGGCCATTGCACTATCAAGTCTGGCTTTATTCTTAATGGATAAACCGTTTACCATAAGGGATATTGCGATCGGAAGCGGTCTGTTCTTAACCTTTTCTGCGTTCACCTTTCCATTGTTCTATATCTTTAAACAAGGTTATATATTCACAATCGTTCTTGTATCTTTTCTTGTATTGGCAGGTATCGGACCTTCCATTCTTTTATATTTGGGAACCCATTTTACTCCTCTAACGGATTTTCTAGCAAATTTATCAGTACAGTTTTTATATACAGGAGCAGTGCTTAGTGGGGTGATCGTCTATGTGATTTCATGGAGCATCTCCCATGTTATTTATCAGCGAAAAGCACTCTGA
- a CDS encoding ABC transporter ATP-binding protein, which yields MSIMMNKVTKIYQKECALKDIDFQLNRGEIVGLVGPNGAGKTTLMKILAGVIVRYDGQSILPTSEKTGSLIEKPKYFPNRSGRYNLNYFRALYGTKKETVEEIINSLDLRSYLKKKVKQYSLGMKQRLGIALALVAEPAYLILDEPTNGMDPDGIRSILAYLKKLAKERKIGVLISSHILKDIEAISDRVYVIKNGRMISEYAPSTTKEQLIDMTFEDEHDLQEAVPLLRDFKGFTIHNSTAIFHYDGEMKPLLKQMGQMDIFPREVKRRSMTLEDFYFDNMEGETK from the coding sequence ATGAGCATTATGATGAACAAGGTCACCAAAATTTATCAAAAGGAATGTGCTCTCAAGGACATTGATTTCCAACTGAATCGTGGGGAAATCGTCGGTTTGGTCGGACCGAACGGAGCGGGTAAAACGACGTTGATGAAAATTCTTGCCGGGGTTATTGTCCGTTATGACGGCCAGTCCATATTACCAACTTCAGAAAAAACCGGCAGCCTGATTGAAAAACCGAAATATTTTCCGAATCGAAGCGGACGTTACAATCTGAATTATTTCAGAGCACTGTACGGAACTAAAAAAGAGACAGTGGAAGAAATCATCAATTCTCTTGATCTTCGTTCCTATCTGAAGAAAAAAGTGAAGCAGTACTCGCTTGGGATGAAGCAGCGCCTCGGTATTGCGCTGGCACTGGTGGCTGAACCGGCTTATCTGATTCTCGATGAGCCGACTAACGGAATGGATCCGGACGGCATCCGCAGCATTCTAGCTTATTTAAAGAAGCTGGCAAAGGAGCGCAAGATCGGCGTGCTGATTTCCAGCCACATTTTGAAAGACATCGAAGCGATCAGCGACCGTGTATATGTCATTAAAAATGGGCGGATGATCAGTGAATACGCGCCTTCTACTACAAAGGAGCAACTGATTGATATGACGTTTGAGGATGAACACGACCTTCAGGAGGCAGTGCCTCTTCTGCGGGATTTCAAAGGGTTCACCATCCATAACTCTACAGCGATCTTCCATTACGATGGGGAAATGAAGCCGCTATTGAAACAGATGGGGCAAATGGACATTTTCCCTAGGGAAGTGAAACGAAGGAGCATGACCCTTGAGGATTTTTATTTCGACAATATGGAGGGTGAAACCAAATGA
- a CDS encoding FadR/GntR family transcriptional regulator, which translates to MYENNHLIDQPLTRKTLSKQVEEKIVGLLLQDKMQPGDKLPSEMELIDMLGVSRSVLREAMSSLESLGIISRKTKGGTYFTKRIGHHPFSVMLSIVNNNLEAILEARMTLELGLVALAAEKITEEDLQRLRETIDAIRKSVDNDYGEHDIAFHQIIASSVENPVIQGMIDSLLLTHTKVNIQIPNREKEKTIAYHEAIYESLKERNPQKATQEMYAHLVFVRDKVLNQ; encoded by the coding sequence ATGTATGAGAATAACCATCTAATTGATCAGCCGCTTACCAGAAAAACATTGTCCAAACAAGTGGAAGAAAAAATCGTGGGTTTGTTACTTCAAGATAAGATGCAGCCCGGAGACAAACTGCCATCAGAAATGGAATTAATCGATATGCTTGGAGTCAGTCGTTCGGTTCTTCGGGAAGCCATGAGTTCCCTGGAATCACTGGGGATCATCAGCAGAAAGACGAAAGGTGGCACATATTTTACTAAAAGAATCGGCCACCACCCGTTTTCTGTTATGCTCTCGATTGTGAACAACAATTTAGAAGCCATTCTCGAAGCTCGAATGACGTTGGAATTAGGATTAGTAGCTCTAGCAGCGGAGAAAATAACTGAAGAAGACCTTCAGCGTTTGCGAGAGACCATCGACGCGATTAGGAAAAGTGTAGATAACGATTACGGTGAACACGACATTGCTTTTCACCAAATCATCGCTTCAAGTGTAGAAAACCCTGTGATCCAAGGTATGATCGACTCGTTATTATTGACCCACACAAAAGTTAACATTCAAATTCCTAATAGGGAAAAAGAAAAAACAATTGCCTATCACGAAGCTATATACGAGTCCTTGAAAGAAAGAAATCCTCAGAAAGCAACTCAGGAAATGTATGCTCATTTGGTTTTTGTTCGGGATAAAGTATTGAACCAATGA
- the kdgD gene encoding 5-dehydro-4-deoxyglucarate dehydratase: MDSERNVPTGILGFPVAPFNEKDELDEQALYKNISFLISNGLESIFIGCGAGEFHAISEDEYETMIDIAHEATQSQVPIYTGVGGNIRTAVRQAELSEKKGVDGYLILPPYLVEGTHQGNVEYISQVAQSTQLNSIVYQRNNVLLTKESLQQLVTIPQVVGFKDGVGDMERNIQLTQAVGDRLQWMNGMPMAEVTMPAYIPLGFEGYSSAISNYIPHISRLFYDSLLHGDKETVTDIYRDVILPINDIRKQRPGYAVALIKAGMEIVGLPVRNTVRPPLTPVESSHYKELEAVINVAFDKYSLQTK, translated from the coding sequence ATGGATTCCGAACGAAACGTTCCAACGGGCATTTTGGGTTTCCCCGTAGCTCCTTTTAACGAAAAGGACGAATTGGACGAGCAAGCTCTTTACAAAAACATTTCCTTCTTGATTAGCAATGGGCTCGAAAGTATTTTTATCGGCTGTGGTGCTGGAGAATTTCATGCGATCAGCGAAGACGAATACGAGACGATGATCGATATAGCACACGAAGCCACTCAAAGCCAGGTACCAATATACACCGGGGTTGGCGGAAATATTCGCACCGCCGTCCGGCAGGCTGAACTATCCGAGAAAAAGGGAGTAGACGGGTATCTCATCCTGCCACCTTATTTAGTTGAAGGGACACATCAGGGAAACGTGGAGTACATTTCTCAGGTTGCCCAGAGTACGCAGCTGAACTCCATTGTTTATCAAAGAAACAACGTGCTGCTAACCAAAGAATCGTTACAGCAATTAGTTACCATTCCTCAGGTGGTCGGTTTTAAAGACGGGGTTGGAGATATGGAACGAAACATCCAACTAACGCAGGCAGTGGGAGATCGCCTGCAGTGGATGAATGGCATGCCGATGGCGGAAGTAACCATGCCAGCCTACATACCGCTCGGTTTTGAGGGGTATTCCTCCGCCATATCCAATTACATTCCTCATATCTCAAGGTTATTTTATGATTCATTATTACATGGTGATAAGGAAACGGTGACAGATATCTATCGTGACGTGATTCTTCCTATTAATGACATCCGTAAACAACGGCCGGGATACGCTGTCGCTTTGATCAAAGCCGGGATGGAAATTGTCGGTCTGCCTGTCCGAAATACGGTGCGGCCACCATTAACGCCAGTGGAATCATCTCATTATAAGGAATTGGAAGCTGTTATTAATGTTGCTTTCGATAAATACTCTCTCCAGACGAAATAA